A stretch of Verrucomicrobiota bacterium DNA encodes these proteins:
- a CDS encoding carbohydrate kinase family protein — MDKKTAAIQELSAKASEASTRSVLVGLDGFVDTIINPVDRRFGPGDNYEPIREMAAFGNRIVAAAGKSTNIEMGKITEKLGGNGPILANAVLAAGFPTRYVGALGIPEIHPVFKDMAAKTDAVSLAEPGVTYALEFKDGKVMLGLMDSLEEVTYSKVLEKMGEGAFFDLLSRTDLFAVVNWTMLPFLTGFLQSLIDQVYPNLGPRDHRSFFFDLADPAKRSDGDLVGVLRLLGRFCAFGSTTLGLNLSEAQHVSRVLGLPSGHGNEEDIRGMARSIRSEIGVDCVVVHPLDCAACATKEDTFYTDGFFTADPTITTGGGDHFNAGFVAARLLGLSPDSALVIGCAFSGYYVRSAESPSLGAIGAFLQNTEFATLPS, encoded by the coding sequence ATGGATAAGAAAACCGCAGCGATTCAAGAGCTCTCGGCAAAAGCGAGTGAGGCATCCACAAGAAGTGTGTTGGTCGGTCTCGATGGTTTCGTCGATACCATCATCAATCCGGTGGATCGGCGATTTGGTCCCGGTGACAACTATGAACCGATTCGTGAGATGGCCGCTTTTGGGAATCGCATCGTGGCTGCTGCGGGCAAGAGCACAAACATCGAGATGGGAAAGATCACTGAGAAACTGGGTGGAAACGGACCCATACTTGCCAACGCCGTTCTTGCTGCGGGTTTCCCAACGCGTTACGTAGGGGCTCTGGGGATTCCGGAAATCCATCCGGTATTTAAAGATATGGCAGCGAAAACCGATGCGGTGTCTTTGGCTGAACCCGGTGTGACGTATGCGTTGGAGTTTAAAGATGGCAAGGTGATGCTGGGTTTGATGGATTCTCTCGAGGAGGTTACCTACTCAAAAGTGCTGGAAAAAATGGGAGAAGGTGCGTTTTTCGACCTGCTTTCTCGGACGGATTTGTTCGCTGTAGTCAACTGGACGATGCTGCCGTTCCTCACCGGGTTTTTGCAGAGTCTGATCGACCAGGTCTATCCGAATTTAGGTCCCCGTGACCACCGGAGCTTCTTTTTCGATTTGGCAGACCCCGCCAAACGCTCTGATGGTGACCTGGTAGGCGTCCTTCGTCTCTTGGGACGCTTCTGCGCTTTTGGTTCCACTACTCTCGGATTGAATTTGAGTGAAGCTCAGCATGTTTCGCGTGTTTTGGGCCTTCCGAGCGGACACGGCAACGAGGAAGACATTCGGGGGATGGCGCGTTCCATTCGTTCCGAGATCGGAGTAGATTGCGTGGTTGTCCATCCGCTGGATTGTGCTGCGTGTGCGACGAAAGAGGACACTTTTTACACCGATGGCTTTTTCACCGCAGATCCCACAATTACGACGGGCGGCGGTGACCACTTCAACGCCGGGTTTGTGGCTGCACGGCTTCTCGGATTGTCGCCAGACTCAGCTTTGGTGATCGGTTGTGCGTTTTCGGGGTATTACGTGAGGTCAGCCGAAAGCCCCTCTTTGGGGGCCATAGGGGCCTTTTTGCAAAATACGGAATTTGCGACGCTCCCTTCTTAG
- the tmk gene encoding dTMP kinase: protein MSKNVPERNGLLISFEGSEGSGKTTQISLLSSKLEDAGYDVEVTREPGGTDLGEEIRHLLKHSNSGSGMVPEAELLLFAAARAQLVREKILPAIDEGKIIICDRFLDSTTVYQGVARQLSKEPVTVINRFAVGNFMPDWTIILDIPAEIGIERIRHRVSDLPDRMEAENIGFYRAVREGYLLLAKSLPGRYSVFDGTQSKELIEDEIWEETQERFFRNG, encoded by the coding sequence ATGTCGAAAAATGTCCCGGAACGAAACGGCTTGTTGATCTCTTTTGAGGGATCTGAGGGAAGTGGTAAGACGACCCAGATCAGTCTTCTGTCGAGTAAACTTGAGGATGCTGGTTATGATGTGGAAGTCACCCGCGAACCGGGAGGAACGGATCTCGGTGAGGAAATTCGGCATCTTCTCAAACATTCAAACAGTGGCTCGGGCATGGTGCCTGAGGCGGAGCTACTCCTTTTCGCGGCTGCCAGAGCGCAACTCGTTAGGGAAAAGATCCTCCCGGCGATCGATGAGGGCAAGATCATCATTTGTGATCGTTTTCTCGATTCGACAACCGTCTATCAGGGGGTAGCTCGCCAGCTCTCCAAGGAGCCCGTCACGGTGATCAATCGGTTTGCAGTAGGAAATTTTATGCCGGATTGGACGATTATTCTCGATATCCCCGCTGAAATCGGGATCGAACGTATTCGTCACCGGGTGAGCGACTTGCCGGATCGAATGGAGGCTGAAAACATTGGTTTCTACCGAGCCGTTCGCGAAGGGTATCTTCTTCTCGCAAAATCCCTACCGGGCCGCTACTCGGTGTTCGATGGAACCCAATCGAAGGAGTTGATCGAGGACGAGATTTGGGAAGAAACTCAAGAGCGTTTCTTCCGGAATGGTTGA